A genomic region of Enterococcus sp. 12C11_DIV0727 contains the following coding sequences:
- a CDS encoding ABC transporter ATP-binding protein, with amino-acid sequence MKLMWRYTMRYKKLLFLDFICVFGFILIELGLPTILARMIDVGIKNNDYDYVKQQGLLMIGITVVGVVMNIMLGYFGARMTTNIVRDIRDDLFEKVQTFSHREYETIGVSSLITRTTNDAYQIMLFMGNILRIGFMTPMMFFVSLYMVMRTSPSLGWFVLGALPFLLAAVVLIAKVSEPLSNKQQKNLDRINGILRENLSGLRVIRAFVNEKFEESRFSKVNEDYTKSSKSLFRLMAAAQPGFFFLFNIVMVLIIWNGALQIDQGSLLVGDLIAFIEYIFHALFSFMLFASVFMMYPRAAVSARRIQEAFDMEPVIRENEAGITETKTKGYLEFKNVTFAYPGHSESPVIRNVSFTASPGETVAFIGSTGSGKSTLIQLIPRFYDVSEGEVLLDGVDVRDYKLSALRNKIGYIPQKALLFTGTIAENMRYGKEDATIEEMELAAEIAQATEFISQKPDGYDELLSEGGTNFSGGQKQRLAIARAVIRRPEVYIFDDSFSALDYQTDANLRARLKKETTESTVLIVAQRVGTIMHADKIVVLNEGDVVGIGTHRELLENCPIYYDIAASQLSEEELA; translated from the coding sequence TTGAAATTGATGTGGCGTTACACGATGAGATATAAGAAGCTATTATTTTTAGATTTCATTTGTGTTTTTGGATTTATATTGATAGAACTAGGGTTACCGACGATCTTAGCACGAATGATCGATGTTGGAATCAAAAACAATGATTACGATTATGTAAAACAACAAGGATTGTTAATGATCGGGATCACGGTTGTCGGTGTGGTGATGAATATCATGTTAGGCTATTTTGGGGCACGCATGACAACAAATATTGTTCGCGATATTCGTGATGATCTATTTGAAAAAGTACAGACTTTTTCCCATCGTGAATATGAAACGATCGGTGTTTCATCACTGATTACAAGAACAACCAATGATGCGTATCAAATCATGTTGTTTATGGGGAATATTTTACGAATCGGTTTTATGACACCGATGATGTTTTTTGTCAGTTTATATATGGTTATGCGAACAAGCCCTTCGCTAGGTTGGTTTGTTTTAGGTGCTTTACCGTTTCTATTGGCAGCAGTTGTCCTGATTGCCAAAGTTTCTGAACCTTTATCAAACAAGCAACAAAAGAACTTAGACAGAATCAACGGGATATTAAGAGAAAATCTTTCTGGTCTGCGCGTGATCCGGGCGTTTGTTAATGAGAAGTTTGAAGAAAGTCGTTTTAGCAAAGTCAATGAGGATTATACAAAAAGTTCTAAGAGCCTTTTCCGTTTGATGGCGGCAGCTCAACCAGGATTTTTCTTCCTATTTAATATCGTAATGGTGTTGATTATTTGGAATGGTGCCCTTCAGATCGACCAAGGCAGTTTATTAGTAGGGGATTTGATTGCCTTTATTGAATATATTTTCCACGCATTGTTCTCATTTATGCTTTTTGCAAGTGTCTTTATGATGTATCCACGTGCGGCTGTTTCAGCGCGTCGGATTCAAGAAGCCTTTGATATGGAACCTGTGATTCGTGAAAATGAAGCTGGAATCACTGAAACGAAGACTAAAGGCTACTTAGAATTTAAAAATGTTACATTTGCTTACCCAGGACATTCAGAAAGTCCTGTGATACGTAATGTTAGTTTTACAGCTTCTCCAGGAGAAACTGTGGCATTTATTGGGAGTACTGGTAGTGGGAAATCAACGCTGATCCAATTGATCCCACGTTTCTATGATGTTTCTGAAGGTGAAGTTTTACTTGATGGTGTAGATGTGCGCGATTATAAACTGAGTGCTTTACGTAATAAAATCGGTTATATTCCGCAAAAAGCGTTGCTATTTACCGGAACAATCGCAGAAAATATGCGTTATGGTAAAGAAGATGCAACAATTGAAGAAATGGAATTAGCTGCAGAAATCGCCCAAGCAACAGAGTTTATTTCACAAAAGCCAGATGGTTATGATGAACTTTTATCAGAAGGTGGAACAAACTTTTCAGGGGGGCAAAAACAACGTTTGGCAATTGCCAGAGCTGTGATTCGTCGTCCAGAAGTTTATATATTTGATGATAGTTTTTCAGCTTTAGATTATCAAACAGATGCTAATTTAAGAGCTCGTTTGAAAAAAGAAACAACCGAATCAACTGTTTTGATCGTCGCACAACGTGTGGGAACGATCATGCATGCAGATAAGATCGTGGTGCTAAATGAAGGGGATGTCGTTGGCATCGGTACCCATCGTGAATTACTTGAGAATTGTCCTATCTATTATGATATTGCTGCTTCTCAATTGTCAGAGGAGGAATTAGCATGA
- a CDS encoding YbaN family protein, which translates to MKKMLYMFLGCLTFGLGTVGIFLPILPTAIFYILTAFFWMRSSDYLYTKFIESSYYQKYIQESIVEKKITPLGRVKLFSTLFVVFAIPCVIVRNPFMTTTLAIVYLMHLIGLNLYFNKKKGTPLNQPNE; encoded by the coding sequence ATGAAAAAAATGCTTTATATGTTTTTAGGTTGCCTTACATTCGGACTTGGAACAGTAGGAATTTTCCTACCAATTTTACCCACAGCGATTTTTTATATCTTGACCGCATTTTTCTGGATGCGCAGTTCTGACTATTTATATACTAAATTTATTGAATCGAGCTATTATCAAAAGTATATTCAAGAATCTATCGTTGAAAAGAAAATTACGCCACTAGGTCGTGTAAAACTATTTTCAACTTTGTTTGTGGTTTTTGCAATTCCATGTGTCATTGTCCGTAATCCATTTATGACAACGACTTTAGCCATCGTCTATTTAATGCATCTAATTGGGTTAAATTTGTATTTCAATAAAAAGAAAGGGACTCCTTTAAATCAACCAAATGAATAA
- a CDS encoding DNA-directed RNA polymerase subunit epsilon yields MIYKVYYQETKTRNPKREDTKSIYVEAENDVIVRQQVEENTPYNIEYIQALDENHLAYETEHAEFSLTEF; encoded by the coding sequence ATGATTTATAAAGTTTATTATCAAGAAACAAAAACAAGAAACCCAAAAAGAGAAGATACAAAATCGATTTATGTAGAAGCGGAAAATGACGTGATCGTACGTCAACAAGTAGAAGAAAATACCCCATACAATATTGAGTATATCCAAGCACTTGATGAAAATCATTTAGCTTATGAAACAGAGCACGCGGAATTCTCTTTAACGGAGTTTTAA